The Primulina huaijiensis isolate GDHJ02 unplaced genomic scaffold, ASM1229523v2 scaffold8435, whole genome shotgun sequence region CTTCCAATGACCATCAATCCCACAGTGAAAACATTTTCCTTTGGGTTTTGCAGTGTCACCCTTCTTTTTGCCATTGGAACCATTCCAATTCTTTTGCCTTTTGGGAGCTCCTTTCCCTTTCCCCTTATTCTTCCTTTTCAAACTAGCTTTGGAGGAAGATGACGTTTCCTTGACAATAATTGCCTCACCTTCTTGGACTTTTCCAATGGAAATGGCCTCAAAGGTTTGCAACTCGTTGAGCAGTTGTGTCATGTTATAATCAAGCTTATTCATGACATAGTTGCTCTTGAATTGTAGGAAAGTTGGAGGCAATGATTCCAAAATCATGCTCACTTGCGTACCATCATCTATGGTTGCACCATGGGTCTCAGCCTCAGTGAAGTAGTTAATCATGTTCAAAACATGTGCTCCAACTGATTGCCCTTTTTTCATCCTTGCATTCATGGCATTTTTAATGGCCTCATGCTTAGATTGACTAGATTGCTGACCAAACATAGCTTGCAGAGAATCCA contains the following coding sequences:
- the LOC140970574 gene encoding uncharacterized protein, which encodes MSSGPVLALLNEKLVGENFLKWKSNINIALVCENLKFVLMEVCPPEPPLNASRSVREIYDRWIATNNKAKGYMLVGMNDVLRLKHEHVENAYEIMDSLQAMFGQQSSQSKHEAIKNAMNARMKKGQSVGAHVLNMINYFTEAETHGATIDDGTQVSMILESLPPTFLQFKSNYVMNKLDYNMTQLLNELQTFEAISIGKVQEGEAIIVKETSSSSKASLKRKNKGKGKGAPKRQKNWNGSNGKKKGDTAKPKGKCFHCGID